In Rutidosis leptorrhynchoides isolate AG116_Rl617_1_P2 chromosome 2, CSIRO_AGI_Rlap_v1, whole genome shotgun sequence, one genomic interval encodes:
- the LOC139888232 gene encoding uncharacterized protein: MSNIGIDSGIVVAMHANAQKRGRNRKSARTYQNWQFAPFSFPKMQSDDFSEMPIVVSCKIAETRITIMKVHVDNGSSVDIVYEQCFAQLSESIRANLQPTTTSLTGFAGESSLPMGVLPLDVELVDENDDNLVRRARLDLYVVRTSSRYNMLLGRVSLGKFGIVPSTIHGMIKFATCKGVATINSASIMPICAAVNVKCAVQETVDAADNMVMINPAYPDQKIKVGCNISADTKKKIVQLLVQYMDVFAWCENDMTGVLRHITEHRLNVNPALKPVVQKCRGMAPDRAKWLCEEVTKLVRAGILHEVQY, encoded by the coding sequence ATGAGCAATATCGGAATTGACAGTGGTATTGTTGTCGCTATGCATGCAAATGCTCAAAAAAGAGGAAGAAACCGAAAGTCAGCAAGAACGTATCAAAATTGGCAGTTCGCGCCATTTAGTTTTCCAAAAATGCAAAGCGatgatttctctgaaatgccgatagtagTATCGTGTAAAATTGCGGAAACTAGAATCACAatcatgaaagttcatgttgataatggcaGCAGTGTCGACATTGTTTATGAACAATGTTTTGCTCAGTTGTCGGAGAGTATTAGAGCAAATTTACAACCAACCACAACCTCGCTAACTGGTTTTGCGGGAGAATCCTCATTGCCTATGGGCGTATTGCCTTTAGATGTTGAGCTTGTAGATGAAAATGATGATAATTTAGTGCGGCGAGCGCGGCTAGATTTGTATGTTGTGCGGACTTCATCTCGCTATAACATGTTGTTAGGAAGAGTTTCCTTGGGTAAATTTGGAATTGTTCCTTCTACCATTCATGGTATGATTAAATTCGCAACGTGTAAAGGTGTTGCTACAATAAATTCAGCAAGCATCATGCCCATTTGTGCGGCTGTTAATGTAAAATGTGCAGTTCAAGAAACCGTTGATGCTGCGGACAACATGGTAATGATTAATCCTGCGTATCCTGATCAAAAAATTAAAGTAGGATGCAATATTAGTGCGGATACCAAGAAAAAAATTGTGCAGTTGCTTGTACAGtacatggatgtttttgcttggtgtgaaaatgatatgactggtgttctGCGTCATATTACGGAACACAGACTTAATGTAAATCCTGCTCTAAAACCTGTAGTGCAAAAGTGTAGGGGCATGGCCCCAGACCGCGCTAAGTGGCTGTGCGAGGAAGTAACGAAATTGGTAAGAGCTGGAATTCTGCACGAAGTTCAATACTAA